One window from the genome of Acuticoccus sp. I52.16.1 encodes:
- the gcvPB gene encoding aminomethyl-transferring glycine dehydrogenase subunit GcvPB, protein MTFTGNQALRIHEPLIFEVGHTEQTGVDLPDPAPHASRLGRHARKTPVGLPGLTEPETMRHYVRLSRQNYAIDLGLYPLGSCTMKHNPRLNEKAARMPGFGDIHPLQPLSTVPGALELMKTLSHWLLEMTDMKAVALSPKAGAQGELAGMMAIRAALKDRGEDRKTVLVPESAHGTNPATAAALGYRVEGVKAREDGTVSVEAVREKLSDDVAAIMLTNPNTCGLFEPEVAAIAEVIHEAGAYFYGDGANFNAIVGKAKPGALGVDAMHINLHKTFSTPHGGGGPGSGPVVLSERLAPYAPVPYFRGDTLVERTGDAEGEEMPFGRLTAFHGQMGMYVRAMAYMMSHGADGLKQASEDAVLAANYIKASLADLMSVSFPDRPAMHEVLFDERFLKGTGVTTLDFAKAMIDEGFHPMTMYFPLVVPGAMLIEPTESESLASLDLFIGSLRDLAMAAKRGDTERFTEAPRYSPRRRLDETRGARKPVLVYEAPEPAREAAE, encoded by the coding sequence ATGACCTTCACCGGAAACCAGGCACTGCGGATCCACGAGCCGCTGATCTTCGAGGTCGGCCACACCGAGCAGACCGGCGTGGACCTGCCCGATCCCGCGCCGCACGCCTCGCGGCTCGGCCGCCACGCGCGCAAGACGCCGGTGGGCCTGCCGGGCCTCACCGAGCCGGAGACGATGCGCCATTATGTGCGCCTGTCGCGGCAGAACTACGCGATCGACCTCGGCCTCTATCCGCTCGGCTCGTGCACGATGAAGCATAACCCGCGGCTGAACGAGAAGGCGGCGCGGATGCCCGGCTTCGGCGACATCCACCCGCTGCAACCGCTCTCCACGGTGCCGGGCGCGCTGGAGCTGATGAAGACGCTCTCGCACTGGCTCCTCGAGATGACGGACATGAAGGCGGTCGCGCTGTCGCCCAAGGCGGGCGCGCAGGGCGAGCTTGCCGGCATGATGGCGATCCGCGCGGCGCTGAAGGACCGCGGCGAGGACCGCAAGACGGTGCTGGTGCCCGAATCGGCGCACGGCACCAACCCGGCGACCGCCGCCGCGCTCGGCTACAGGGTCGAGGGCGTGAAGGCGCGCGAGGACGGGACGGTCAGCGTCGAGGCGGTGCGCGAGAAGCTGTCGGACGACGTTGCGGCGATCATGCTCACCAACCCCAACACCTGCGGCCTGTTCGAGCCGGAGGTGGCGGCCATCGCCGAGGTGATCCACGAGGCGGGCGCCTACTTCTACGGCGACGGGGCGAACTTCAACGCCATCGTCGGCAAGGCCAAGCCCGGCGCGCTCGGCGTCGACGCGATGCACATCAACCTGCACAAGACGTTCTCGACGCCGCACGGCGGCGGCGGGCCGGGTTCGGGCCCGGTCGTCCTGTCGGAGCGGCTGGCGCCTTATGCGCCGGTGCCGTATTTCCGCGGTGACACGCTGGTGGAGCGCACCGGCGACGCCGAGGGCGAAGAGATGCCGTTCGGCCGCCTCACCGCCTTCCACGGGCAGATGGGCATGTACGTGCGCGCGATGGCCTACATGATGAGCCACGGCGCCGACGGGCTGAAGCAGGCGTCCGAGGACGCGGTGCTGGCGGCGAACTACATCAAGGCCTCGCTCGCCGACCTCATGAGCGTGTCCTTCCCGGACCGCCCGGCGATGCACGAGGTGCTGTTCGACGAGCGCTTCCTGAAGGGCACCGGCGTCACCACGCTCGATTTCGCCAAGGCGATGATCGACGAGGGTTTCCACCCGATGACGATGTACTTCCCGCTGGTGGTGCCCGGCGCGATGCTGATCGAGCCGACCGAGTCCGAATCGCTCGCCTCGCTGGATCTCTTCATCGGTTCCCTGCGCGACCTCGCGATGGCGGCCAAGCGCGGCGACACCGAGCGCTTCACCGAGGCGCCGCGCTACTCGCCGCGCCGCCGGCTGGACGAGACGCGCGGCGCCCGCAAGCCCGTGCTGGTCTACGAAGCGCCGGAGCCGGCGCGTGAGGCGGCCGAGTAG
- the gcvPA gene encoding aminomethyl-transferring glycine dehydrogenase subunit GcvPA, whose product MRYHPLTADDRALMLKKIGVGAIDDLFVDVPAGKLFTEPMNLPAGQSEIAVERALSAMARKNHAAGDGPFFLGAGAYRHHVPATVDHLIQRSEFLTSYTPYQAEISQGTLQVLFEFQTQVARLTGMEVANASMYDGSTAAAEAVMMAARLTKRGKAVVSGGVHPQYRDVIATVATGVEIDALPSDPTAGEDILARIDKDVACVVVQSPSFYGHLIDLAPIAEAAHEAGALLVSVFTEPVALGAIEPPGAQGADIVVGEGQGIGNPLTFGGPYVGLFATQKKHVRQMPGRLSGETVDADGKRGYALTLSTREQHIRRDKATSNICTNSGLCALAFTIHMTLLGEKGLTRLAALNHERACATADALTAAGVEVLNETFFNEFTVRVPGDAAAVVERAAGEGIIAGLPVSRLDAAAPGDLIVVAATELTTDEDIAALAGALGA is encoded by the coding sequence ATGCGTTACCATCCGCTGACGGCTGACGACCGGGCGCTGATGCTGAAGAAGATCGGCGTCGGCGCGATCGACGACCTGTTCGTCGACGTGCCCGCCGGCAAGCTCTTCACCGAGCCGATGAACCTGCCCGCGGGACAATCCGAGATCGCGGTGGAGCGGGCGCTGTCGGCGATGGCGCGCAAGAACCACGCGGCGGGCGACGGCCCCTTCTTCCTGGGCGCGGGCGCCTACCGCCACCACGTGCCGGCGACGGTGGACCACCTCATCCAGCGGTCCGAGTTCCTGACCTCCTACACGCCCTATCAGGCCGAGATCAGCCAGGGCACGCTCCAGGTCCTGTTCGAGTTTCAGACCCAGGTCGCGCGCCTCACCGGCATGGAGGTCGCCAACGCGTCGATGTACGACGGGTCGACCGCGGCGGCCGAGGCGGTGATGATGGCCGCGCGCCTGACCAAGCGTGGCAAGGCGGTGGTCTCCGGCGGTGTCCACCCGCAGTATCGCGACGTCATCGCGACGGTGGCGACCGGCGTCGAGATCGACGCGTTGCCGAGCGATCCGACCGCCGGCGAGGACATCCTCGCCCGGATCGACAAGGACGTCGCCTGTGTCGTCGTCCAGTCGCCGTCCTTCTACGGCCACCTGATCGACCTGGCGCCGATCGCCGAGGCCGCGCACGAGGCGGGGGCGCTGCTGGTCTCGGTGTTCACCGAGCCGGTGGCGCTGGGGGCGATCGAGCCGCCGGGTGCCCAGGGCGCCGACATCGTCGTCGGCGAGGGGCAGGGGATCGGCAATCCGCTGACCTTCGGCGGCCCCTACGTCGGCCTCTTCGCGACGCAGAAGAAGCATGTGCGGCAGATGCCGGGGCGCCTCTCGGGCGAGACGGTCGACGCCGACGGCAAGCGCGGCTACGCGCTGACCCTGTCGACCCGCGAGCAGCACATCCGCCGCGACAAGGCGACGTCGAACATCTGCACCAACTCCGGCCTCTGCGCGCTGGCGTTCACCATCCACATGACGCTGCTGGGCGAAAAGGGCCTGACGCGCCTCGCCGCGCTCAACCACGAGCGCGCCTGCGCGACGGCCGACGCGCTGACGGCGGCGGGCGTCGAGGTGCTCAACGAGACCTTCTTCAACGAGTTCACCGTCCGCGTTCCGGGCGACGCGGCCGCCGTCGTCGAGAGGGCGGCGGGTGAGGGGATCATCGCGGGGCTTCCCGTCTCGCGGCTCGACGCCGCGGCGCCGGGCGATCTCATCGTGGTGGCCGCCACGGAGCTGACGACGGACGAGGATATTGCGGCGCTCGCGGGCGCTCTGGGGGCGTAA
- a CDS encoding nuclear transport factor 2 family protein, whose protein sequence is MSGRIVSPSNVFFACFTAYRERDYDKALTYVAPDVRVEVHTRGAQDPSCGIYEGHAGVRLWFARVDETWAIDEREDLSAVVTDGDNVAASTTAYGIERATGVKVAIRTAMFLTVRDLQIVELVEFHNLDRISRAVQLMTSEE, encoded by the coding sequence ATGAGTGGACGGATCGTGTCTCCCAGCAACGTATTCTTCGCCTGCTTCACCGCCTACCGGGAGCGGGACTACGACAAGGCGCTGACCTACGTCGCGCCGGACGTGCGGGTCGAGGTGCACACTCGCGGGGCGCAGGACCCCAGCTGCGGCATCTACGAGGGGCACGCCGGGGTGCGCCTGTGGTTCGCACGCGTGGACGAGACCTGGGCCATCGACGAGCGGGAGGATCTCTCGGCGGTGGTCACCGACGGGGACAACGTCGCCGCGAGCACCACGGCCTACGGGATCGAGCGGGCGACGGGTGTGAAGGTCGCCATTCGGACCGCCATGTTTCTGACCGTTCGCGACTTGCAGATCGTCGAGCTGGTCGAATTCCACAACCTGGACCGCATCTCGCGTGCGGTGCAACTCATGACCTCTGAGGAGTAA
- a CDS encoding NUDIX hydrolase produces MSSPRLAVRALVVEEGRLLLVNAYPDGQSDLWCAPGGGVEAGTDLTTNLRREVHEETGLTVEVGGLALVNEFHNPQTGFHQVELFFRARVTGGSIDPAWRDPDAIVTERRFFAPDELVGVRFKPDSLPTIAFGEPPLARYDPLERMVR; encoded by the coding sequence GTGAGTTCACCCCGCCTCGCCGTCCGCGCGCTCGTCGTCGAGGAGGGCCGCCTCCTCCTCGTCAACGCGTATCCCGACGGGCAGAGCGACCTCTGGTGCGCCCCCGGCGGCGGCGTCGAGGCGGGGACCGACCTCACCACCAACCTGAGGCGCGAGGTCCACGAGGAGACCGGCCTCACCGTCGAGGTCGGCGGGCTCGCCCTCGTCAACGAGTTCCACAATCCGCAGACGGGCTTCCACCAGGTGGAGCTGTTCTTCCGTGCGCGGGTGACCGGCGGGAGCATCGACCCCGCCTGGCGCGATCCGGATGCGATCGTCACCGAGCGGCGCTTCTTCGCCCCGGACGAACTCGTCGGCGTGCGTTTCAAACCCGACAGTCTGCCGACGATCGCCTTCGGCGAGCCCCCGCTCGCCCGCTACGACCCGCTGGAGCGCATGGTCCGATGA
- the gcvH gene encoding glycine cleavage system protein GcvH, with translation MKRFTKDHEWIEDTDGVLTVGISDHAQEQLGDITFVELPDVGKTLAKGDAFAVVESVKAASDVYAPVDGEVVEVNAALDEKPELVNEAPESDGWFVKFKAEGVDLSDLMDQAGYDEYLKTIS, from the coding sequence ATGAAGCGCTTCACCAAGGACCACGAGTGGATCGAAGACACCGACGGTGTCCTCACCGTGGGCATCTCCGACCACGCCCAGGAGCAACTCGGCGACATCACTTTCGTCGAGCTGCCCGACGTCGGCAAGACGCTGGCCAAGGGCGACGCCTTCGCCGTGGTCGAAAGCGTCAAGGCCGCGTCCGACGTCTACGCCCCGGTCGACGGCGAGGTCGTCGAGGTCAACGCCGCGCTCGACGAGAAGCCCGAGCTCGTCAACGAGGCACCGGAGTCGGACGGCTGGTTCGTGAAGTTCAAGGCCGAGGGCGTGGACCTCTCCGACCTCATGGATCAGGCCGGCTACGACGAGTATCTGAAGACGATATCGTGA
- the gcvT gene encoding glycine cleavage system aminomethyltransferase GcvT: MAEVPTDALKHTPLVEVHKAAGARMVPFAGYLMPLQYSGIMAEHTACREGAGLFDVSHMGQLRLDESEPGAAAAWLERLTPSNITGLKEGAARYSVLTNEAGGVVDDLIITNMGDHLRVVVNGARREAVATHFAAHADAKVTVTPLDRALIAIQGPAAEAALAPHVDVDLSALTFMTAAYGTAFGADAMISRCGYTGEDGFEISVPNAVAATAWTTLCEDARVAPVGLGARDTLRLEAGLCLYGQDLSEEISPVEADLGFVMPKRRREEGGFLGQERILAELADGPNRKRVGLAVGGRVPARAGAVLQLDGRDVGLVTSGGVGPTVGAPIAMGFVAGQHAEIGTELAAIVRGKSVPVTVAPLPFVPSRAKRKT, from the coding sequence TTGGCCGAAGTTCCGACCGATGCGCTGAAGCACACCCCGCTGGTGGAGGTCCACAAGGCGGCCGGCGCCCGCATGGTCCCGTTCGCGGGTTACCTGATGCCGCTGCAATATAGCGGAATCATGGCCGAGCATACCGCCTGCCGCGAGGGTGCTGGCCTGTTCGACGTGTCCCACATGGGCCAGCTCCGCCTCGACGAGAGCGAGCCGGGCGCGGCCGCCGCGTGGCTGGAGCGCCTGACCCCGTCCAACATCACCGGGCTGAAGGAGGGAGCCGCGCGCTACAGCGTGCTCACCAACGAGGCCGGCGGCGTGGTCGACGATCTCATCATCACCAACATGGGCGACCACCTGCGCGTCGTCGTCAACGGCGCGCGGCGTGAGGCGGTCGCCACCCACTTCGCCGCCCACGCCGACGCCAAGGTCACCGTCACCCCGCTGGACCGCGCGCTGATCGCCATCCAGGGCCCCGCGGCGGAGGCGGCGCTGGCGCCGCACGTCGACGTCGACCTGTCCGCGCTCACCTTCATGACCGCCGCCTACGGCACCGCCTTCGGCGCCGACGCGATGATCTCGCGCTGCGGCTATACCGGCGAGGACGGGTTCGAGATCTCCGTGCCGAACGCGGTCGCCGCCACCGCCTGGACGACGCTTTGCGAGGACGCGCGCGTGGCGCCGGTCGGCCTCGGCGCGCGCGACACGCTGCGCCTGGAGGCGGGGCTGTGCCTCTACGGGCAGGACCTGTCGGAGGAGATCAGCCCGGTGGAGGCCGACCTCGGCTTCGTCATGCCCAAGCGGCGGCGCGAGGAGGGCGGCTTTCTCGGCCAAGAGCGCATCCTGGCCGAGCTGGCGGACGGACCGAACCGCAAGCGCGTGGGTCTTGCCGTCGGCGGCCGCGTGCCGGCTCGCGCGGGCGCCGTGCTGCAGCTCGACGGCCGGGACGTCGGCCTCGTCACCTCGGGCGGCGTCGGCCCCACCGTGGGCGCACCGATCGCCATGGGCTTCGTCGCCGGCCAGCACGCCGAAATCGGCACGGAGCTTGCCGCAATCGTGCGCGGGAAGTCGGTCCCGGTGACCGTCGCCCCGCTCCCCTTCGTGCCATCGCGAGCCAAACGAAAGACGTAA
- a CDS encoding nitronate monooxygenase family protein — MSLRETIKSLRIPVVGSPLFIISNPDLVLAQCKAGIIGSFPALNARETDGEPIMLEAWLKRITEELDRYNQANPDRPAAPFAVNQIVHRTNKRLERDIEICVKWKVPVWITSLGARVEVNEAAHSVGASVLHDVINDRFARKAIEKGADGLVAVAAGAGGHAGTLSPFALVQEIRRWFDGPLVLSGAIARGDAVLSAEAMGADAAYIGSAFIATEEANAVEAYKAMIVAGGADDIVYSDLFTGVWGNYLKPSVAAAGMDPDNLPTSDPSAMNFGSGSSKPKSWSQIWGSGQGIGAVDAVLPAAALVDRLAREYAAARRRLLGADTEAASLAAQ; from the coding sequence GTGTCATTGCGCGAAACGATCAAGTCGCTGCGGATCCCCGTCGTGGGGTCGCCGCTCTTCATCATCTCCAATCCGGACCTCGTGCTGGCACAGTGCAAGGCCGGCATCATCGGCTCCTTCCCCGCGCTCAATGCGCGCGAGACGGACGGCGAGCCGATCATGCTGGAGGCCTGGCTGAAGCGCATCACCGAGGAGCTGGATCGCTACAACCAGGCCAATCCCGACCGGCCGGCGGCGCCCTTCGCGGTCAACCAGATCGTCCACCGCACCAACAAGCGCCTGGAGCGCGACATCGAGATCTGCGTGAAGTGGAAAGTGCCGGTGTGGATCACCTCGCTCGGTGCGCGGGTGGAGGTGAACGAGGCGGCGCACTCGGTCGGCGCCAGCGTGCTGCACGACGTCATCAACGACCGCTTCGCCAGGAAGGCGATCGAGAAGGGGGCGGACGGTCTCGTCGCCGTCGCCGCCGGCGCAGGCGGGCATGCCGGCACGCTCTCGCCGTTCGCGCTCGTCCAGGAGATCCGCCGGTGGTTCGACGGGCCGCTGGTGCTCTCGGGCGCGATCGCCCGCGGCGACGCCGTCTTGTCGGCCGAGGCAATGGGCGCGGACGCGGCCTACATCGGCTCGGCCTTCATTGCCACCGAAGAGGCCAACGCGGTCGAGGCCTACAAGGCGATGATCGTCGCCGGCGGGGCGGACGACATCGTCTATTCGGATCTCTTCACCGGCGTCTGGGGCAATTATCTGAAGCCGTCCGTGGCGGCCGCCGGGATGGATCCGGACAACCTGCCCACCAGCGATCCGTCGGCGATGAACTTCGGCTCCGGCTCGTCCAAGCCCAAGTCGTGGTCGCAGATCTGGGGTTCGGGGCAGGGGATCGGCGCGGTCGACGCGGTCCTGCCGGCCGCCGCGCTGGTCGACCGTCTGGCCCGTGAATACGCCGCCGCACGTCGCCGGTTGTTGGGCGCCGACACCGAAGCGGCCTCGCTCGCCGCGCAGTAG
- a CDS encoding MaoC/PaaZ C-terminal domain-containing protein, whose translation MLNPDVLIGIDLPEVTQDLDWRDCIIYALGLGYGADPMDEAELKFVDETKLVAMPAMANVLAMAPHWMSRPGTSVDYSKIVHGEQSVRLARPLPTEGRVRAKTTVTDVVDKGRGGLIVTERTIVDAATGAPYATVRQSAFARGQGGFGRAQTTAPLAAAQMPERAPDRTVTIATQPGQALIYRLSGDYNPLHSDPASARRSGFDRPILHGMATFGIACRALLLTLCDNDPARVRGQDGRFSSPVFPGEAIAVDMWVVAPGVANYTARVPAREVTVLTNGRFEFDA comes from the coding sequence ATGCTCAATCCGGACGTGCTCATCGGCATCGACCTGCCTGAGGTGACGCAAGACCTCGACTGGCGCGACTGCATCATCTACGCGCTCGGCCTGGGCTACGGCGCCGACCCGATGGACGAGGCGGAACTGAAGTTCGTCGACGAGACCAAGCTCGTCGCCATGCCGGCGATGGCGAACGTCCTGGCGATGGCGCCGCACTGGATGAGCCGGCCCGGCACCAGCGTCGACTATTCCAAGATCGTCCACGGCGAGCAGTCCGTGCGCTTGGCGCGGCCGCTGCCGACCGAGGGGCGGGTGAGGGCCAAGACCACCGTGACTGACGTCGTCGACAAGGGCAGAGGCGGGCTCATCGTCACCGAGCGGACCATCGTCGACGCGGCGACGGGCGCGCCCTACGCCACGGTGCGTCAGTCGGCGTTCGCGCGCGGGCAAGGGGGCTTCGGCCGGGCGCAGACGACGGCGCCGCTCGCCGCGGCGCAGATGCCGGAGCGCGCGCCGGACCGCACGGTGACGATCGCCACGCAGCCGGGGCAGGCGCTGATCTACCGCCTGTCTGGCGACTACAACCCGCTCCACTCGGACCCCGCCAGCGCTCGCCGCTCCGGCTTCGACCGGCCCATCCTGCACGGCATGGCGACCTTCGGCATCGCCTGCCGCGCGCTGCTTCTGACCCTGTGCGACAACGACCCGGCGCGCGTGCGCGGACAGGACGGCCGCTTCTCCTCGCCGGTCTTCCCCGGCGAGGCGATCGCGGTCGATATGTGGGTCGTGGCGCCGGGGGTGGCGAACTACACCGCCCGGGTGCCGGCACGCGAGGTGACCGTCCTGACCAACGGGCGGTTCGAGTTCGACGCCTGA
- a CDS encoding CaiB/BaiF CoA-transferase family protein gives MYPLEGIKVLDLSRVLAGPSSTQTLADLGAEVWKIEAPGNGDDTRGWMPPQIGGESTYFMAANRSKKSVTIDLKSPEGLAQVLALAAQADVLVENFRLGALDRMGLGYEAVHRVNPRLIYCSISGYGRTGPRAAEPGYDFVIQAESGLMSITGEPDGDPMKLGVAITDLVAGMNAVQGVLAALIARERTGRGQHIDISLFDCAVAALANVATGHLQTGGGFKRFGNAHPTVVPYQTFDTADGSLCLAVGNDGQFAKLCRQVIDRPDMAEDPRFVRNRDRVENRRDLIPPLAAIFTTKPTAHWIAALKTAGVPCGEVRSVEQVFDAPEIAARNVVLEIPDEKHGTLRLVASPLRLSETPPRTPLAPPRLGEHTNEVLSRYAKVTG, from the coding sequence ATGTACCCGCTCGAAGGCATCAAGGTGCTCGACCTGTCGCGGGTGCTCGCCGGCCCCTCCTCGACGCAGACCCTCGCCGACCTCGGTGCCGAGGTGTGGAAGATCGAGGCGCCCGGCAACGGTGACGACACGCGCGGCTGGATGCCGCCGCAGATCGGCGGCGAGTCCACCTACTTCATGGCCGCCAACCGCTCCAAGAAGTCCGTCACCATCGACTTGAAGAGCCCGGAGGGCCTCGCCCAGGTGCTGGCGCTGGCGGCGCAGGCGGACGTGCTGGTGGAGAATTTCCGCCTCGGCGCGCTCGACCGCATGGGCCTCGGCTACGAGGCGGTCCACCGGGTCAATCCGCGGCTGATCTACTGCTCGATCTCCGGCTATGGCCGCACCGGGCCGCGCGCCGCCGAACCGGGCTACGACTTCGTCATCCAGGCCGAGAGCGGGCTGATGTCGATCACCGGCGAGCCGGACGGCGACCCGATGAAGCTCGGCGTCGCCATCACCGACCTCGTCGCCGGCATGAACGCGGTGCAGGGCGTGCTGGCGGCGCTGATCGCGCGCGAGCGCACCGGCCGCGGCCAGCATATCGACATCTCGTTGTTCGACTGCGCGGTCGCCGCGCTCGCCAACGTCGCGACCGGCCACCTGCAGACCGGCGGCGGCTTCAAGCGCTTCGGCAACGCGCACCCCACCGTGGTCCCCTACCAGACGTTCGACACCGCGGACGGCTCGCTGTGCCTCGCGGTCGGCAACGACGGGCAGTTCGCCAAGCTGTGCCGTCAGGTGATCGACCGGCCGGACATGGCCGAGGATCCGCGTTTCGTCCGCAACCGCGACCGGGTCGAAAACCGGCGCGACCTCATCCCGCCGCTCGCCGCGATCTTCACCACCAAGCCCACCGCCCACTGGATCGCCGCGCTGAAGACGGCCGGTGTCCCCTGCGGCGAGGTGCGCTCGGTGGAGCAGGTGTTCGACGCGCCGGAGATCGCCGCGCGCAACGTGGTGCTGGAGATCCCGGACGAGAAGCACGGCACCTTGCGCCTCGTCGCCTCGCCGCTGCGCCTGTCAGAGACGCCGCCGCGCACGCCGCTCGCCCCGCCGCGCCTGGGCGAGCACACGAACGAAGTGCTCTCGCGCTACGCCAAGGTCACGGGCTGA
- a CDS encoding TRAP transporter large permease, translating into MNLSALIAGQPSAIFGIGYQDPTAVGIYCIILLMVLVVCGVRVVFAAGIAGLVGLVELIGWGPAASTVGSIPYSKSVSFVLGLLPMFILIGYLAFHAGMTKSLFHAAKVWIGWVPGGLAVASVFAAAGFAAVSGASVATAAVFSRVAIPEMLEAKYDRRLAAGVVAAGGTLASLIPPSAILVIYAIIVEESVGALLLAGFLPGIFSAVIYALIIIVWSSTHEGIGPPVRGFGWGERLRSTWGLLPIVSVVVIIVSAIYGGWATPTEAGALGAFVVLVVAVINGMRIKHLKDALMETSKLVVMIFSLIWGVLIFGRFLGFSGLPETFANWILAFDTDPYIILACILMGYVVLGMFMDAIGLLLLTLPVVYPAMMALNGGPDVTAAESAFGLSGGQASVWFGIIVVKMAEVCLITPPIGLNCFVVAGVRPDIPLADVFRGVALFFVADILTLVLLIMFPQIITWLPDLMR; encoded by the coding sequence ATGAACCTCTCGGCGCTCATCGCCGGCCAGCCCTCGGCGATCTTCGGCATCGGCTACCAGGACCCGACCGCGGTCGGCATCTACTGCATCATCCTCCTGATGGTGCTGGTGGTGTGCGGCGTGCGGGTGGTGTTCGCCGCCGGCATCGCCGGGCTCGTCGGCCTGGTGGAGCTCATCGGGTGGGGGCCGGCCGCCTCCACCGTGGGGTCGATCCCGTACTCCAAATCGGTGAGCTTCGTGCTGGGGCTGCTGCCGATGTTCATCCTCATCGGCTACCTCGCCTTCCACGCCGGCATGACGAAGAGCCTCTTCCACGCGGCGAAAGTGTGGATCGGCTGGGTGCCGGGGGGGCTCGCGGTGGCGTCCGTGTTCGCCGCGGCCGGGTTCGCGGCGGTCTCCGGCGCCTCGGTCGCGACGGCCGCGGTGTTCTCGCGCGTCGCCATCCCGGAGATGCTGGAGGCCAAGTACGACCGGCGCCTCGCGGCCGGCGTCGTCGCCGCCGGCGGCACGCTCGCCTCGCTGATCCCGCCGTCGGCCATCCTCGTCATCTACGCCATCATCGTCGAGGAATCGGTCGGCGCGCTCCTCCTCGCGGGGTTCCTGCCGGGCATCTTCTCGGCAGTGATCTATGCGCTCATCATCATCGTCTGGTCGTCGACGCACGAGGGGATCGGCCCGCCGGTCCGCGGCTTCGGCTGGGGCGAGCGGCTGCGCTCCACCTGGGGCCTCCTGCCGATCGTCTCGGTCGTGGTCATCATCGTCTCGGCGATCTACGGCGGCTGGGCGACGCCCACGGAGGCCGGCGCGCTGGGCGCGTTCGTGGTGCTCGTCGTCGCGGTCATCAACGGGATGCGCATCAAGCACCTGAAGGACGCTCTGATGGAGACGTCCAAGCTGGTGGTGATGATCTTCTCGCTGATCTGGGGCGTCCTGATCTTCGGCCGCTTCCTCGGCTTTTCGGGACTGCCGGAGACGTTCGCCAACTGGATCCTGGCGTTCGACACCGACCCCTACATCATCCTCGCCTGCATCCTCATGGGATACGTGGTGCTGGGGATGTTCATGGACGCGATCGGCCTCCTGCTGTTGACGCTCCCGGTGGTCTACCCGGCGATGATGGCGCTCAACGGCGGGCCGGACGTGACGGCGGCGGAATCCGCGTTCGGTCTCTCCGGCGGGCAGGCGTCGGTGTGGTTTGGGATCATCGTGGTGAAGATGGCGGAGGTGTGCCTCATCACGCCGCCCATCGGCCTCAACTGCTTCGTCGTGGCGGGCGTGCGGCCGGACATTCCGCTCGCCGACGTTTTCCGCGGCGTGGCACTGTTCTTCGTGGCCGATATCCTGACCCTGGTGCTCCTCATCATGTTCCCGCAGATCATCACTTGGCTGCCGGACCTGATGCGTTGA
- a CDS encoding TRAP transporter small permease, producing the protein MTHADTSVGGGPLGVLDRALAVVEDLFNILAAITIFLVMIVTVVGIVARLSGSPIPGALDLTELSIAVFAFLGVAYAQRLAAHIRMDIVIMRFRGRLRAFVEALATLAGLLLVLVLIRYSWDFFLNAYNIGDTTPDAEIPTWPAKLVVPVAFTMWAIRLTLEFIGFVRLTIWPSAAPVAVPKVLTPAEEAAHEVESLREHQEGGR; encoded by the coding sequence ATGACACACGCTGACACCTCGGTCGGGGGCGGGCCCCTCGGCGTCCTCGACCGCGCGCTCGCGGTGGTCGAGGATCTGTTCAACATCCTCGCCGCCATCACGATCTTCCTGGTGATGATCGTGACGGTCGTGGGGATCGTCGCCCGCCTGTCGGGCTCGCCGATCCCAGGCGCGCTGGATCTGACGGAACTGTCGATCGCCGTCTTCGCCTTCCTCGGCGTCGCTTACGCGCAACGTCTCGCCGCGCATATCCGCATGGACATCGTCATCATGCGCTTCCGCGGCCGCCTGCGCGCCTTCGTCGAGGCGCTGGCGACCTTGGCGGGGCTGCTGCTGGTGCTGGTCCTCATCCGCTACAGCTGGGACTTCTTCCTCAATGCCTACAACATCGGCGACACCACGCCCGACGCCGAGATCCCGACCTGGCCGGCCAAGCTCGTGGTGCCGGTCGCCTTCACGATGTGGGCCATCCGCCTCACGCTGGAGTTCATCGGCTTCGTGCGACTGACGATCTGGCCGTCGGCCGCGCCGGTCGCCGTGCCCAAGGTGCTCACCCCGGCCGAGGAGGCCGCGCACGAGGTCGAGAGCCTGCGCGAACACCAGGAGGGCGGGCGATGA